The window TAAAAAACAAAAAATGTTTTACGAGATCCCAATATTTTACTCGTTTATTAAAGGCACATCTCGTTTATTTGAGTGGAAAGCCTCTGCCTGTAGCGGAAATCAATTGAATAGAGCCTTCATTAAAGTATCAAAGATTATTTGGAAGGTACTAAGTAAAAAACAAAGCAATTATTTTTCATTTCCTATAAAATATAATTACAACATAAAGGGGGAATTAGATGCCAAGCTTGCATGAGATTTTAAAATACAATGATGACTTTGTGGAAAACAAACTATACGAACCATTTTTAACTACGAAATTTCCAAATAAACGAATTGTTATCTTAACTTGCATGGATACAAGGTTAACAGAGATGCTCCCAAAATCTATGAATTTTAAAAATGGTGATGTGAAAATTGTTAAAAGTGCTGGAGCAATCATCAACCATCCATTTGGTGGAATTATGCGTAGCCTTATCGTAGCTGTTTATGAGCTAAAGGCAGATGAGATTTATGTAATTGGTCATCATGATTGTGGAATGAGTGCTATAGAAACCGATAAAATTATGGATAAAATGATTACTCGAGGAGTGGACCCTCGTGTATTAGATATCCTACAAAATTCTGGAGTGAACTTAGAAAAATGGTTGGAAGGTTTTTCCAACGTAGAAAGTAGTGTTTTACATAGTGTTGAGATGATACGAAATCACCCGCTTATGCTTCCATCAATTCCAGTTCACGGCCTAATTATTGATCCAGAAACTGGTCGCTTAGATTTACTGACAGATGGTAATATCGACAAGAAATAAATTATTTCCTGGGAAATCGACATCGAAAATATGAAAGAAAACCCACTTATTCATTATTCATGAATAAGTGGGTTTTTAGTTATTCAATTATACCCATGCTCTTTCAAAGCTCGTCAGTTAAGGATGCATATATAAAATGATCTTGCCATTTACCATTGATATAGAGCAACTTTCTTAATAGACCCTCTTTCTTGAAACCATTTTTTTCTAAGACTTTGATAGAGCCATTATTTTGCGGAGATACATATGCTTCGATACGATTTAATTGGACATGCTCAAATCCAAATATTTTCACTAAATGTACAGCTTCAGAAGCAATTCCTTTTCCAATATAAAATTCATCCATAGAATACCCAATAAGCCCACTTGAAAAAGGCATTCTTTTAATACTGTATAGCGATACACTACCAATCATTCTTTCTGTCTGATGTTCGAAAATACCGAAGCTATATTCTCTTTTTTCCTTAGACAACGTGAGAGATTCTCGAATTTTCTCTCGTTGAACAGAAGTCGTGTAATAATCATCACGATGTAACGGTTCATAAACGGACCAATACATCTTATTGCGATAAGTCAGATCCGCTAGGGCTGGTGCATCTTTTGTATTTAATGTTCGTAAATAACATGTATCTCCTTCTAGATAAATCAAACACCTTCACCCTTTTGCGTTAGTTAATTGGATAAACTCCTTCACATCTTGAATACAAAGATCAATCCCTTTTATCCAAAATGATTCCTGAGTAATATCTTCGTTTAAATGCTTCATCGCTAAATCCTCCACTGACATTACTGCAGTGTCTTGCAATAAAGCAATGTATTTTTCCTCAAAGTTTGTCCCTTCGCTTATAGCTTTTGCATAAATACTTAAAGAGAATAAGTAACCAAATGTGTACGGGAAGTTATAAAATGGTACTTCTGTTATATAAAAATGCAATTTAGATGCCCAAAAATGCGGATGAGTTGTATCTAATGCATCGCCATATGCTTCCTGTTGAGCTGTCTCCATTAAATCACTTAATCGAGCAGCAGATACGATTCCATTTTTACGCTCCTCATAGAATCTAGTTTCAAATAAGAACCTAGCATGGATATTCATGAAAAATGCTACACTACGTTGAATTTTATCTTCAAGTAAAGCAATTTTTTCATCATCTGTTTTTGCTTCTTTTACAGCAGCGTCTGCTACAATCATTTCTGCAAATGTGGAGGCGGTTTCAGCAACCCCCATTGCAT is drawn from Psychrobacillus sp. INOP01 and contains these coding sequences:
- a CDS encoding carbonic anhydrase, translated to MPSLHEILKYNDDFVENKLYEPFLTTKFPNKRIVILTCMDTRLTEMLPKSMNFKNGDVKIVKSAGAIINHPFGGIMRSLIVAVYELKADEIYVIGHHDCGMSAIETDKIMDKMITRGVDPRVLDILQNSGVNLEKWLEGFSNVESSVLHSVEMIRNHPLMLPSIPVHGLIIDPETGRLDLLTDGNIDKK
- a CDS encoding GNAT family N-acetyltransferase; the protein is MIYLEGDTCYLRTLNTKDAPALADLTYRNKMYWSVYEPLHRDDYYTTSVQREKIRESLTLSKEKREYSFGIFEHQTERMIGSVSLYSIKRMPFSSGLIGYSMDEFYIGKGIASEAVHLVKIFGFEHVQLNRIEAYVSPQNNGSIKVLEKNGFKKEGLLRKLLYINGKWQDHFIYASLTDEL